Below is a genomic region from Spirosoma radiotolerans.
TGTGCAACACCACTACTATCCGTAGCCCGTACCCACACTTCGTAATAACCCGGCTGGGGAAACGTCAGTTCGGTTGACCAGTGCTGCCAGGCAAGTCGATTCCTGGGTGCCTGGAGTTTACTTTTTTGCCAGGTAGCGCCATAATCGATGGATGTCTCCACGGCACTCACCGTTCGATCGCCCGCCCAGGCATGTCCCCGTAAAGCGAGGGGCTTCTTCAAATCGACCATTGCGCCCGTTTTGGGATACGTGATCAGCGACTTAACCGGCATCGACTCAATGATGCGGAAGTTCTCGGGCGTCTCTGGAATTTTCTCGCCCGGTTGTACAGGCCGAATGGGCATTCTATAACTGTGCCCTTCCATTTTGGCCCCATCGTGAATTTTGTCCCGCACAGCAATCGTGTGCAGCCATTTGCCCGATACCGACGCTGGCCAGCCCCCAATCACTAACCGAAGTGGGTAGCCGTGCGCCAGCGGAATATCCTTGCCGTTCAACGCCCAGGCAATGAGGGTTTCGTTTTCGAGGGCTTTTTTCATCGGTACGCCCCGTGAGATCGCCACTTTGGTGGGGTCCTGACTCAGATGCGGATCTTTGCCATAATAACCAATGTAAACGGCATCATCTTTCAGCCCCACATCGTCCAGAATATCCTTCAGCCGAACACCAGTCCATTCTGCGCAGCTAACAGCCCCCTGACCCCAGGGGTTACCTGTCGTTTGCGGCTCGAATCCCGAGCGGCCGTTGCCCCCGCATTCAAGCACAAGCTGATAGGTGTAGGGCTTGAATCGTTTCTTAAGGTCGTTGAGCGTGTATGTTTTTGTCGTTTTTACCGACTCCCCTTTTATGGTCAACGTCCAGGTTTCAGGGTTAATGGGTTCGGTGGGAATCAGGCCGTTGTTGCGTATAAACATTTTTTCGACAGGCGTAACCGCGTCGTCCAGCAAATGAATGGGTGATTCCACATTCCAGGGCTTATCACCCAGCACTTTCATATCGGGGCTTTTTTCCTTCAGCGGGTCGTAGTCGAACCCCAGCGGTGTGTAAAAAGGCGGTATCCGGTCGGCAAAAACGATGTGAGAGCCAACCAACGTTGTGAGCGTAGCCAAAGCACTTTTCCGGAGAAACCCCCGCCGGTCGTGAATCTGGTGGTGCATAGATTCAGTTTAGTTTTCTTGAGTAGACAAAGTTGGCGAATACCAGCTTAACTATACGCATCCAGACTTTCGACTTTTTTGTTTTATGGAGCTTTAGCCCAACAAATCAAAAGGAATGCGTTGGTAGAGCGCTGCGCCAAGCCCTGTCGATAATTTTTTATCGCAAACTCAGCTAATACCGTATTATTAACGGGTTAACCAGCGTATTTAACAGTTCTTAACCAATATCATCCCTAGGAAAGGCGTTTTGTAGTATCAATCGTTAACTGCTTTATGACTCATGGATACGTCTCCGCAACCTGTTAAGAATGGCGATCTGTTGATTGCCGAACCCTACATGGGCGACAATAATTTTGAACGTAGTGTTGTCCTGATTTGCGAACATAATGCAGTTGGCACATTTGGCCTGGTACTGAATCAGCAGACCGATATTCACCTGGGCGATGTTATTGACGATATTCATACGGATTTACCGCTGTTTGTCGGTGGTCCTGTTCAGCAAAACACGCTTCATTTCATTCATCGCCGGCCCGATTTAATCGACGGTTCGATTCGTGTCGTTGATGATTTATACTGGAGTGGCGATTTTGAACAAATTAAACAGGCGGTCAACCTGGGTACCCTCACCGAGCGGGATATCCGTTTCTTTATCGGCTATTCGGGCTGGAACGAAGGTCAGCTCAATAGCGAATTAGTGCAAAAAGCCTGGATTATAAGCCGCACAAAAGCTGATTTTCTGTTCGATACGCCAACATCCGAATTCTGGCGCGAAGTGTTGAAACGCAAGGGAGGTGAATACAAAGCCATTGCCCATTATCCCGTCGACCCCCGGCTCAATTAGCCTGTCAACGCAGCCGCACACCAAGGGTCTACAACGATTTCTTAACTTTTTTCACCAATTTTACGGCGGTCCGACGTTTCGGGCGGGCCGCCGTTTCAGATAAAAACTTGTTATTGAAGGCGACTCGCCTGTCAACAGTCCTGCATGTATACATCTCGCTTACTATTTTTCTTTTTTTTAATGACATCTCCCCTGCTCATCCGGGCACAAAGTGACAAACCGATTGGCGGCCATTTTGGAGTAAAGTTAGGGGCTTCATTCACTCAGGTGTCTATCTCGGGAACGACTGTCAACATTCCCAAGCGAGCGTTAGAGCCTAACCTCGGTGTTATGTATCGATATCGGTATAACCGGTTGGTGCTGCAGCCCGAAGTGCTTCTGGCAGTTAAAGGCGGCACGTTTCAGCAGGAACAGGTCGGCGGGCGGTCAACCTCAAGTCATTCCTATTATTATGTGAGCGCCCCTATTCTGCTTGGGTATATTCCAACCGAGGGCCTAACCATACAGGCAGGTCCAGAGTTTAGTTATGCGCTCAATTCGGGCTCAACGAACGGGCCTGGAGCTCAAAACGATCTGGGTGCCGTGTTGGGTGTTCATTATGATTTTCTGGATATGCTGAGCAAATTCAGCCTGCACATTCGCTACGTATACGGGTTCACCAATGTCTCCAATGAAGCAACAGCTTCTTATTACAACCGGAACTTACAGGTGAGTCTCGTTTATAACATTTTCCCTAAGAAAAAGAAAAAGTAGGTCAGTTTGAGGGCGTTTCGATCCTTACGAATGCTACTTCTGATAAGCAAACCTGGCTGATGCAAAAGTGGTCCGTGAGGACACGAACCACGGAACGGGAACGCCAACTGCACAAATCACGGAAAAGCTTGCCGTGATAATGGCCCCCCTAAACCGTAAACGA
It encodes:
- a CDS encoding YqgE/AlgH family protein; its protein translation is MDTSPQPVKNGDLLIAEPYMGDNNFERSVVLICEHNAVGTFGLVLNQQTDIHLGDVIDDIHTDLPLFVGGPVQQNTLHFIHRRPDLIDGSIRVVDDLYWSGDFEQIKQAVNLGTLTERDIRFFIGYSGWNEGQLNSELVQKAWIISRTKADFLFDTPTSEFWREVLKRKGGEYKAIAHYPVDPRLN
- a CDS encoding porin family protein, whose protein sequence is MYTSRLLFFFFLMTSPLLIRAQSDKPIGGHFGVKLGASFTQVSISGTTVNIPKRALEPNLGVMYRYRYNRLVLQPEVLLAVKGGTFQQEQVGGRSTSSHSYYYVSAPILLGYIPTEGLTIQAGPEFSYALNSGSTNGPGAQNDLGAVLGVHYDFLDMLSKFSLHIRYVYGFTNVSNEATASYYNRNLQVSLVYNIFPKKKKK
- a CDS encoding sulfite oxidase, producing the protein MHHQIHDRRGFLRKSALATLTTLVGSHIVFADRIPPFYTPLGFDYDPLKEKSPDMKVLGDKPWNVESPIHLLDDAVTPVEKMFIRNNGLIPTEPINPETWTLTIKGESVKTTKTYTLNDLKKRFKPYTYQLVLECGGNGRSGFEPQTTGNPWGQGAVSCAEWTGVRLKDILDDVGLKDDAVYIGYYGKDPHLSQDPTKVAISRGVPMKKALENETLIAWALNGKDIPLAHGYPLRLVIGGWPASVSGKWLHTIAVRDKIHDGAKMEGHSYRMPIRPVQPGEKIPETPENFRIIESMPVKSLITYPKTGAMVDLKKPLALRGHAWAGDRTVSAVETSIDYGATWQKSKLQAPRNRLAWQHWSTELTFPQPGYYEVWVRATDSSGVAQPVVIPQWNPGGYLNNACHRIAVKAS